Part of the Musa acuminata AAA Group cultivar baxijiao chromosome BXJ3-10, Cavendish_Baxijiao_AAA, whole genome shotgun sequence genome, ACGGCAGGGCGGTGATGAGTGGTAGCTGCCAGAACAATGAGGCTTCCGTTTCTTTGTTGACTTTAATCGACTTGTGTGCATCGTTTCGACGAGGAAAACGCACGGTGTCTCGTGAGATGGATCATCTCACCACAGAGGTCGAGCGGAAGAACGCGTAGGTTGATCCTTATTGGTCCATTAGACGTACCACGTTAAGTCTCACAACTGCAGACAATCGAATCAAATTAACCATGGCGGATGATGCTTCGTGTGTCGGTTTCAGTCATTGTTCATGAATCAAACATCTAGTTATCCACTATTATATTGACGATTCTACGTACATATATGCACAAGAATTGGGCAGGACGAGTGGTTGGTATCGATCACCAGCTTTCGATTGCAGTCtctcgtcgagctctcgaatggTGTTGTCAAGTTGCATATGTGGATTACCACTTGTAGCGGCAAGCATACCAACTCGCGCTGCCAGTTTGCTTTCCCGGCCCGAAAGCTGCAACTGGCTTTGCTCCAACTTGCAGAAACCATGAACCCCGTTTTTGGGGGGAGAAGGAGACATGAGCGACAAGAGAGATCGGCTTAGAAGATGGGTTCGATTCCTTTGTTGTTTAGCCCCCTCTCGTCGAGAAGGCAGAAGTTTTGGCCGGTGTTCATGCACGTAGATGAGGCAAACGCGAAGCTTAAACAGCATGGCTTTGGGTGGTACGACACCTCTGATGTTtcttttcacacacacacacacacacacacacacacacatatatatatatatatatatatataattattgtcGTTGTTATTATTGCAACTGCTACTACAAATAACTTAAATATAACTTGGTAGCTTTCTAATGGGATCGTCGACATGTAACGAGCTTGAATATTGTTTGTTTGTGATGATTTAAGAGTAAATGACGGCGTGCGATAGTTGATAATTATGATTAATCACAGGCGAACAATGATTGCAAAATGATCAAATAGGGGATCACATGTCAATAGATGTTCTAATATTATATTGCATTATCAACAAATAAATGGATGAATTAGTGATAATTAACAAGCTATAGATGGGGGCATGCACATGATGCGCGTATCCGTTAGTAAGGTTGAGGTTTATGATGAACAATCACTGCCAAATTCTCAGCCAAGGTGACGAGAGAAAGTGAAACGCACTTAAAGCTGCAATGGAGTCTTCCTTCTCATGCGTGGCATTCACGAGCGTTTCTGGTCGTGCCATATAAACCACCATTGGCATATATCTATTACCGTGGACTGCAGAGGTGATGAGAAAGCTCCGTTACAAACCGAGGAAACAGAACTATATCGCCGTAGACTCATGAGAAGGGAGGTGAAGCCGTCGTTAGTGTGGGAAGCTGCAGATGTGGTAGGGAACGTAGACTTGATGCCATCATCCCCCATGCTGTCGTCCTCTCCACCTGAGCGTGATGGATCTCTGCGGCTGCTTCTGCTGATATCTCGAGTCCGATGGATGCGATGCCACCGGGGCGTACATTCCGTTCGAAGGAGCACGAGCACCATTCGCAGGTTGTGCTGCAGCAGCAACTGCCGCATCCGCCATGTTGTAATCCGGGGATGGAACCACAATTCCACCGACCAACACAACCTGGGGACTCACCGCGAGACTGCCGTTGCTGCTACACTGGACTGCAGGGCTCCGTCGTCTTCCGTGCAGCCGATATTTCTGATCAAAATACCTACCCTTCAGTATGTTTTGAACATAAATTTGCTGTAGAAAACATTGTGAATGATGCCCTGTTCTACGTATCCGATTCCACCTAAACCATGCTTAGAAGATTACTACAGCTTTATGGGAATCAATCTGTCACCATCTGGGCTCGAGTGGTTTGGGCAATTACTGGGTCCACCGAGATATTAAAAGGCAATGCAGCTTGACAATGGGAATCCAAGATTTTAGATGTCGATCTAGAAGAAAGATTAGTGCTCCATCTTATCATGTTTGGTCACGTCGCAGAAGATTTATCGGGGAAAATTTATGGTAGAAGCCATGGAAACGCGACAAGGAGAATAAAGAATACGAAGCGAATCATCTGAAAGAATCCGATGCCTTGCAAGTGCAGTAGGACGACACGGAAGCACATTCTACGTACGTGAAAGCGTGGTGAGCGACAGTGAGACTCTAATCGGTGAAGGATCCAACGGATCACCTGCAAATGGCTCTTGACTTCGTCGATGGTGAGGCCGTCCACCTTCATCAGCTCTCTGATCTGCTTCGGCGTGGCGACTGCATGCCGTCGAAGAGATCTAATTTTTAGAAACAAGGCATGATAATGAGATGTTCAGGTTTTAGGCTTATACCATCGGATCCACCGAGTTGATGTAGGGCGTGCAGGAAGCAGCGGTGAAGCTCCGGCGACCAACTGCGCCTTGCTTTTCGATGAGGCTGCAActgttcttccttcttctccctgTTTCCTTCCTTACTACCATAATCACGGCCACCATCACCATCGGTAGTTGCGGGGATGGCAGTAGCTGCCGATGAGGCCGGTGGTGGCACGACGTACTTTTGTCTCTGAAAAGGCTGGAATGCGCTGCCGATCTTCTTCGAGATCGCTACTATAGGTTTCTTTGGTGGCTCCTACGCTCCATCAACAACATCAAAACCCCCGCTACTAAAAACCGGCATAAATCAACTGCTTAAGATTAAAAGGAAAGACAATTCAGTCTCTCACCATCCTAGGAACTGTGTCCGGCTCCTGATTCCGGAGCTGGACGGATCTAAGCTTCATCTCGGACCCGACCGCTGCACTCTTCTTAGCCTCGCTTCTTTGTTCCGACATCGGCGGGATTAACTCTTCCGTGACAGGTCCATGGTTCACCTTCTCGTCATCACCCATAACATGTCGCACGCTCTCGATCGCTGCAACCACAATTTATGACCATTTAAGCGCCATAATCCACTTCAGAACCGAGAGGTAACGAAATACACCTCGCGTAACGAGGTGGAGGCAGAGAGGCAGCTCTCGCTGGAAAGCCTTGATCTTCTTGCGCTCCTCCTCGAGCGCTCTGATGCAGTCCTGACATCGCTGCGCTCGCCCCAATAGATCCATCGCCGCTGTGAATGCGTGCGGCTGCGTCTAACAGTGTTTAAAGCAGGCGAGAGCAGAATATTCTGACGGCTGTGCAAGGAACGGAAGACTCGGTAGACAAGGAAAGAAGGAAGCCGTGAGAAGGGAATCACGGTCGGGGCGTCACGTAGAAGATTTCGATTCCCTCCGACAGGAGGCGGCGTGAGATTAGAGGGAGGCGGAACGTAAGAAGAGAGAGATGAGGACGGCTTCGGATATTCCCGCGGTGGGATTCCGCGTCGATGCGTTGGCGTTGACTTCAGCACACATTGGAGGGGTGATGTCGCTCCGGACGGATGCGATCTTCTTTCATGGAAGGAATCTTAGCGGAATCTTCTTAAGATTCCGGCCGGGGTTGGAAGATCTATAGTCCCTAGTTTTGGTGGATTATGTCGAATTGCTCGAGGGAGGATCCAAAAAGTATATGCTAGTTCTTGCAGTGATCCATATTCATCCACAAGTATATGCTACTTTTCAGGTTTAGGTATCAGAGTATACGCGTAGCTACGTTTATTGGTATACATCATATCTTTGGCAACATGCAAAAAATATTACGTGACGTCTATTACTCTGTGTTGACTGCGCAATTAATGCTACCCATCAAATGTGTAAACCAAGACAAGAAGGGAGGATTCGATTGCTTCGCCTTTTAAAATACACAGCGTTGAAATGATCACCACTCTCCGAGTGAAGATTGATATTGAATGATATGAATTTCTGCGCCTCGTTGACCGCTAGTGTTGACTTAAGTTCAATTAATGTTGCGAGATTTGTAATTCCAATAGTCAAACATGTACTAAATCCGTCCAGTTGCATTAAAAATTATAACGGTTAGTTTTGCGAGGTCAATCGCTATTATAACTAATATTTGTTTGAAGTTTTTCAGTTGGTGTGCTAACAAagtattattaaatataatattttatttataagtttTGTGTTCTATTAAGATACATGCTTTATttctattttaaattaaaaaaaaaactgagtTTGGAGGTTACAAATGAGTTACGACAAGCATTTGATCTCAAACTATAAATATGGTTTTTGTAATAACACTAACATCTCATTCATGCGTGTGAATCCCACGATCAAAATGTTGTATGGCTCTGTAACTGTTAGCCATAAGACTCGAGTCGCATAGCTCCCCATTTAAAACTCGATATAGAAGTAATACATAAATCTTATTGGATGAGTCTCTTAGACGGTCGAGTCTATCGACTCATCTCGCTCGCCAACAATATAAAAATAGTTTTAATAGAAAATTGATATTGTTACCGATTCACTTCGCCACCTGTATTACAAAGCTACATAAGTGAAGAGATAAACAATTCCCAAATACATTATGTAGTCACTGATAGATGAATAAGGTTCGTACCTCGCCTTTTGCTCACTAGTATCCCCAACCATAATTGAGGGAAAACTTACACATATGCATTAAAACTCAACGATGTGGCTTAACTTCCCCCAACTCCTTTCGGATAAACGATACAAAAGACCATCCCTTACTTATCTCAAATAGACCAAGAGCCCAAGCAAAATATATTGTAGTGGTCCTACTCACCTGATGCTATCCTTGAGAGGATGTGTCCATCAGTCGTCACCATTAATGATCCATTAAATAAAGTAAGGATTATCATAACATATTACTAGCTTCACACCACCATCTACTTAGGTATAAAAGCCAAACCCTTAGGCTAAATAGGGGCAATCGAGCTCTACCTGTACTCTCGTGAGCTTTACCAAACCCTATTTATTTTTCCACACCACTAACTTAAGTATTAGAGAGATCGATTCAGGACATCCCTTTGATATGAACTTTTGTGTAGGATCCCAGCATCGCTAAGGCGTTCCTTAGGAGGATGCAGAACATCATCCAGTAGGGCTAAGATACACATCTGAATAACTTTAGATCATCTTCAATAGGTCAGCAACACTTCAAGAATCCGCCTATCACTTCGACTTCTTACTTAGGTCATCGCCCCCAAGTCCCATGTGGACCCCTTTAACGGACCTGTGCCTTCGAGACTAAATTAGGTTATGTTGACTCTTTGGTCAACGACACCATGACGATAACATTTTAGCACTAAAAACAAAGCTTTGAGCCCTTAGCTCTCGTATTGGAGGGAGCATTGATGATGATATTTAGTTCTATATTGATCGAGGAATATGAGAActaaaaacttgtaagtttgatggATCACTTTTTATCCTTAAATGTATCTTTTAAAATTTACGAGTTTCGAAAAGGATAAAATAGTACGAGTATGCCCATCGCACAGAGTAAAAAATTTCTCATGAACCTATCATACatataaagataaaatataatttatcccGTTAGAATGAGAGTCTTGATCCTTTGACTATCGTGGGAAAAAGTATTGATAATAATAtcgataataatatttattaggtTATTCTTATGCTCATATATGCTTTTATGGAGCTCACAAAAGTTAAATAAAATTCGTGTCTCAAtcaatatatctatgtatatatatcattAAAATTGGCTTCATCGGAACCTAATCTGATATGGCTAATGAGGCATCGAGGTCAAAGAAAAATGGGTCAAATGATGCGGATCGGGCGAGACCGGCTTCACAACGCAAGACCGGATTGACTCGTTTTGGGAGTCGAATCTGACCAACCGAGTATGATTGGACTGCCGCGTCCATCGATCAATCATCGTGTCATAGTGGGTTGGTGGTTGAGGGGTCCCAGGTAAAGCGGGGCCCCCGCGCATTAATGGTTGGCATGAAGTCGCCGTCCCGTGATGCGCACCACGCACCACCCCATACGCGGTCTTATTCCAAAGGGTAGGACGACACGCCACATCACGTGCCAACTCCGCTACAAA contains:
- the LOC135585669 gene encoding transcription factor NIGT1-like isoform X1 gives rise to the protein MDLLGRAQRCQDCIRALEEERKKIKAFQRELPLCLHLVTRAIESVRHVMGDDEKVNHGPVTEELIPPMSEQRSEAKKSAAVGSEMKLRSVQLRNQEPDTVPRMEPPKKPIVAISKKIGSAFQPFQRQKYVVPPPASSAATAIPATTDGDGGRDYGSKEGNREKKEEQLQPHRKARRSWSPELHRCFLHALHQLGGSDVATPKQIRELMKVDGLTIDEVKSHLQVIRWILHRLESHCRSPRFHKYRLHGRRRSPAVQCSSNGSLAVSPQVVLVGGIVVPSPDYNMADAAVAAAAQPANGARAPSNGMYAPVASHPSDSRYQQKQPQRSITLRWRGRQHGG
- the LOC135585669 gene encoding transcription factor NIGT1-like isoform X2: MDLLGRAQRCQDCIRALEEERKKIKAFQRELPLCLHLVTRAIESVRHVMGDDEKVNHGPVTEELIPPMSEQRSEAKKSAAVGSEMKLRSVQLRNQEPDTVPRMEPPKKPIVAISKKIGSAFQPFQRQKYVVPPPASSAATAIPATTDGDGGRDYGSKEGNREKKEEQLQPHRKARRSWSPELHRCFLHALHQLGGSDVATPKQIRELMKVDGLTIDEVKSHLQKYRLHGRRRSPAVQCSSNGSLAVSPQVVLVGGIVVPSPDYNMADAAVAAAAQPANGARAPSNGMYAPVASHPSDSRYQQKQPQRSITLRWRGRQHGG